GTCGCCGAGATCGCCGCCGGGCCGTCCTGGAATGAGATCTTCCGCAGTGCCCTGGCCCTGCCTCTGGGCCTCGAGGCCACCGGCTGGCCGGAAGGCCCCAACCCCACCATCGCCACCGGCGCCAGCGGCAACGCCGCGGACTACGGCCGTTTCCTCACCATGCTCCTCAACCGCGGCCAAGGGCCCGAAGGGGCGGTGCTCTCCGAGGACTCGGTGGCTGAGCTATTCAGCGACCAGACAGCCTCGGCAGAGGACGTCTTCGCTCCCTGGGCTCCGAGCGGTGATTCGGAGGAGGACGACTCCGCTGGCGGCAGCTTCGGTCTGGGCGTGTGGCTGGAGCAGATCCCGGCGGAAGAGGGCGAGGAATCGCCGGGCCTGCGGGCCTCCTGCCCCGCCATCCTGGGCTTCGCTCCGTGGATCGAGCCCGGCCGCGGCGTCGCCGGCGCGCTGATGATCCTCCAGCGCCGCAGCACCGTAGCGCCGCTGGTCAGCGACATCCAGGCGCGCACCGCCGCCGCCCTGGCTCCCGAGGATCTTGCTCCGGAAGCCGGCGAAGCACCCTAGCAGCGGGGGAAAGAGCCGCAGGGTGCTCCACCGGCGCCGAAGACTCTCGATTCATCGTGGCGGCAAGGCCCTCGAGGAGAGCCACCGCGGTCACGAAAGGCCGGTGCGTTACGGTGGACCGACGATCCAGCCCTGGGTATCTCCGGTCTCGAAGGAGCTGCTGAAGATCTCCTCGGCAGCCTCGACGGTGAAGTTGCCGCCCGCCGGAGCGCTGTCGCTGAAGGAGCTGTCCACAGCCCTCACGGTCCAGCTGTAGGTCCCCGGCAACAAGCCGTTGAGAGGCCAGCGGGTCGCCGCACTGACTCCTCCCGGCTCCGGTAGCCGTTCGGCGCTGGCGCCCCCACCCCCGACCCGGCGCACCTCCAGGTCGTAGGTGATGGCCAGGGCAGGCGTCGAATCGTCCGTCGCGCCGGTCCACTCCACCATGGCTCCACCGACACGGGTCGTCGCCGTCAGTCCCGCCGGGGGCGCCGGAGCCGCGTTGGCGGCGGTCACGTCGTTGCGGTAGAGGTGCATGCGCGCCTCTACCAACCCGTTGCCGGCGGGAACGTAGTAGGCGCCCGCTACCAGGTAGTCCAGGTCCTCGTCACCGTCGATGTCGAGCCAGGTGAACGCGCCTCCCCGGCCCACCGAGCCGATGGGCGCCGGCAGCTCCACGCCCACATCCGACAGCACCCCACCGTTGTTGGCATAGACGGTGGAGCGACCCTCGATCTCCTGGGGACCGATGTAGCTGCCGGTGGCGAGAAGATCGACATCCCCGTCGGAATCGTAGTCCGCCCAGGTGGCGGCATGGATGTCCAACCAGCCGCCGTCGGGACCGCCGGGAATGTCCATGGGGGTCAAGACTCCGGCATCGGAACGATAGACCCGCAGCACCGTCCGGAAGGTGCCGTCGGCCTCCTCGATGGTGCCGGCGACCAGAACGTCGTGGTCTCCATCAGCGTCGTAATCTCCCCAATCGGCGAGGCCATACTCGACGCGAATGGGCAGCAGATCCGTCCCCGTGAAAGAACCTGCAGCGTTCTCATAGCGCCGTACGAAGCCTTCCCCGAAGAACGGATCCACGTCCACGAGGAGCAAGTCCAGATCCCCGTCCCCATCGTCGTCGGCCCAGGCGCTCTGGGCGTTGAAGGTGGCGGCGAAGCCCGCCGCCGCATCGTTGAAGACCCAACCTCCGGCACCGTCCGGGCCGTCGTTGCGCATCAGCACGGTGGAGTACTCGCCAGCGAAATCATCGAAGGCTGAAGGGATCAGCAGATCCAGGTCCCCGTCATTGTCGGCATCCGCCCAGGTCAGCGACCGGAGATCGTAGGAACCGTCATAGTCCGAATCCTCGAAGTACCCCGGGAAGAGGTTGGGCAGAGCGGTGAGAGAGCCCCCATCGTTGCGGTAGAGCACCGTGAGCCCCTCCGAGCCCACCGCCAGATCGTGATCTCCGTCGCCGTCGTAGTCGCCCCACGCCAGATCCGACCCGCCGGCGAAGACATCTCCCAGCGGAACCTGCTGCGGGGCGAATGTCCACGCCCCCGTCGCGCCGGGCCCCTGATTGAGCAGGAGCACGAGGCGGTCCTCGGCGCTCTGGTTGTAGACGACGTAGAAACCCAAGACCGCGAGATCCAGATCTCCGTCGCCATCGACGTCCGCCGGCGCCACCGCGTTGACCCAGAAGTCTTCGCTCGCCGGGTTCGAGAAATATGGGTCGGCAGCCGGAGTCACCTCGAAGAACGATGGCTGAGCCACCGCCGGAGGCAGCGCCGTGAAGCCGAGCAGGATCAAAACCAACCAGAGTCTGAAGCTCATCTGTCACCTCCTGAAGATTGGCAGGAGGAAGAATCGGCGGAGGAAAGTCTTCGAGCCCGTTATCGATGGTTGCCACCGCCAACTCTTCGCGCCCTGCAACGACAAGCTACCGAGCCCAAGATGACCAGAAGATGACAAAGCGACGAGCTCCGTCGTCCCAGCTCCCAGCGCTCCATCAGACCCAAGCCCCGCCAAGGCCGTGACAGCCTCGCCACACCAGCGTCGTCGCCCCGCAGCAGATCGCCGCTAGCTTTCCTGCGTTCCCGACCCCTCGGGCCACTTCCAACCAACGCAGGAGAAATCGATGACTCCCATCGCCCGCTATGCCGCCAATCTAGGGACCAGCCTAGGTGTCTTCATGCTGGCCGGCCTGACCGCTTGTGTCTTCACCGCCTCCACCGACGCCATCGAGCTGCGCCCCATCGGTCAATACGACACCGGCCGCTTCGACGAGAGCGCCGCCGAGATCGTCGCCTACGATGCCGCCACCGAACGGCTCTTCCTGATCAACGGTGAGCGCCCCGTTCTCGACGTGCTCGACATCGCCCAGCCCTGGAATCCGGTGCTCGCCTTCACCATCGACCTCTCCGCCCTCGGTGCCGGCGCCAACAGCGTCGCCGTGCAGGATGGCGTGGTGGCGGTGGCCGTGGAGCCGGACAACTCCCAGGCCGCCGGCCGGGTGGCCTTCTTCGACACCGACGGCGAGCTGCTGAGCTCGGTGACCGTGGGCGCGCTGCCGGACATGGTCACCTTCACCCCCGACGGCACCAAGGTGCTGGTAGCCAACGAGGGCGAGCCAGCGGACTATTGCGAGGCCGGCCTGGCGGCGGATCCGGAAGGCTCGGTGAGCATCATCGACCTCTCCGGCGGCGTCGCCAATCTCACCGACGCGGCGGTCACCACCGCCGGCTTCCAGGCCTTCAACACCGGCGCCCCGGACGGCGTGCGCATCTTCGGCCCCGACGCGTCCGTAGCCCAGGATCTCGAGCCCGAGTACATCGCCGTCTCCGGGGACTCCACCACCGCTTGGATCTCGCTGCAGGAGAACAACGCCCTGGCGGTCCTCGACATCGCCACTGCCACCATCACCGACCTGCTGCCCCTGGGCACCAAGGACCACTCCTTGCCGGAGAACGCCTTCGACGCCAGCAATCGCGACGGCCTGCGGCGCATCGTGCCCTGGCCCACCCAGGGCATGTACCAGCCCGACGCCATCGCCGGCCTGACCTCCGGCGGGGAGACCTACATCCTCACCGCCAACGAGGGCGACGCCCGGGACTACGACTGCTTCAGCGAAGAGATCCGCGGCGACGACCTGGACCTCGATCCCGCCGTCTTCCCCGACGCCGCCACCCTCCTCCAGGACGAGAACCTCGGCCGCCTGCGCACCACCAGCGCCAGCGGCGACGCTGACGGCGACGGCCTC
The Acidobacteriota bacterium genome window above contains:
- a CDS encoding choice-of-anchor I family protein, yielding MTPIARYAANLGTSLGVFMLAGLTACVFTASTDAIELRPIGQYDTGRFDESAAEIVAYDAATERLFLINGERPVLDVLDIAQPWNPVLAFTIDLSALGAGANSVAVQDGVVAVAVEPDNSQAAGRVAFFDTDGELLSSVTVGALPDMVTFTPDGTKVLVANEGEPADYCEAGLAADPEGSVSIIDLSGGVANLTDAAVTTAGFQAFNTGAPDGVRIFGPDASVAQDLEPEYIAVSGDSTTAWISLQENNALAVLDIATATITDLLPLGTKDHSLPENAFDASNRDGLRRIVPWPTQGMYQPDAIAGLTSGGETYILTANEGDARDYDCFSEEIRGDDLDLDPAVFPDAATLLQDENLGRLRTTSASGDADGDGLHETFFSYGARSFSVWSADGELVWDSGRDFELITAARVPQHFNSNGPGEEADSRSDDKGPEPEGITLGFFRGRTYAFIGLERTGGIMVYDLTEPQRPSFVQYVTNLKADGTPMVGSVVDQAPEGLLFIPKAQSPISRALLVVAHEVSGTITLFSVLPSTSP
- a CDS encoding VCBS repeat-containing protein; this encodes MSFRLWLVLILLGFTALPPAVAQPSFFEVTPAADPYFSNPASEDFWVNAVAPADVDGDGDLDLAVLGFYVVYNQSAEDRLVLLLNQGPGATGAWTFAPQQVPLGDVFAGGSDLAWGDYDGDGDHDLAVGSEGLTVLYRNDGGSLTALPNLFPGYFEDSDYDGSYDLRSLTWADADNDGDLDLLIPSAFDDFAGEYSTVLMRNDGPDGAGGWVFNDAAAGFAATFNAQSAWADDDGDGDLDLLLVDVDPFFGEGFVRRYENAAGSFTGTDLLPIRVEYGLADWGDYDADGDHDVLVAGTIEEADGTFRTVLRVYRSDAGVLTPMDIPGGPDGGWLDIHAATWADYDSDGDVDLLATGSYIGPQEIEGRSTVYANNGGVLSDVGVELPAPIGSVGRGGAFTWLDIDGDEDLDYLVAGAYYVPAGNGLVEARMHLYRNDVTAANAAPAPPAGLTATTRVGGAMVEWTGATDDSTPALAITYDLEVRRVGGGGASAERLPEPGGVSAATRWPLNGLLPGTYSWTVRAVDSSFSDSAPAGGNFTVEAAEEIFSSSFETGDTQGWIVGPP